A portion of the Panthera tigris isolate Pti1 chromosome E1, P.tigris_Pti1_mat1.1, whole genome shotgun sequence genome contains these proteins:
- the LOC102950013 gene encoding keratin, type I cuticular Ha3-I, with the protein MPYNCCLPNLSCRSTCCSRPCVPPSCHTCTLPGACNIPANVGNCGWFCEGSFNGSEKETMQFLNDRLASYLEKVRQLERENAELETRIREWCQQQVPFVCPSYQSYFRTIEELQQKILCSKAENARLVVQIDNAKLASDDFRTKYETELGLRQLVESDINGLRRILDELTLCKSDLEAQVESLKEELLTLKQNHEQEVNTLRCQIGDRLNVEVDAAPTVDLNRVLNETRSQYEALVETNRRDVEEWFTTQTEELNKQVVSSAEQLQSCQAEIIELRRTVNALEIELQAQHNLRDSLENTLTETEARYSAQLSQVQCMITNVESQLAEIRCDLERQNQEYQVLLDVKARLECEINTYRGLLESEDCKLPCNPCATTNACDKPIGPCVTNPCVQRARCGPCNTFVR; encoded by the exons ATGCCTTACAACTGCTGCCTTCCCAACCTGAGCTGCCGCTCCACCTGCTGCTCCCGGCCCTGCGTGCCCCCCAGCTGCCACACCTGTACCCTGCCCGGGGCCTGCAACATCCCCGCCAACGTGGGCAACTGCGGCTGGTTCTGCGAGGGCTCCTTCAATGGCAGCGAGAAGGAGACCATGCAGTTCCTGAACGACCGCCTGGCCAGCTACCTGGAGAAGGTGCGCCAGCTGGAGCGGGAGAACGCGGAGCTGGAGACCAGGATCCGGGAGTGGTGCCAGCAGCAGGTGCCCTTCGTGTGCCCCAGCTACCAGTCCTACTTCCGGACCATCGAGGAGCTCCAGCAGAAG ATCTTGTGCAGCAAGGCAGAGAACGCCAGGCTGGTGGTGCAGATTGACAATGCCAAGCTGGCCTCAGATGACTTCAGGACCAA GTACGAGACGGAGCTGGGCTTGCGGCAGCTGGTGGAGTCGGACATCAACGGCCTGCGCAGGATCCTGGACGAGCTGACCCTGTGCAAGTCTGACCTGGAGGCCCAGGTGGAGTCCCTGAAGGAGGAGCTGCTGACCCTCAAGCAGAACCACGAGCAG GAAGTCAACACCCTGCGCTGCCAGATCGGAGACCGCCTCAACGTGGAGGTGGACGCGGCCCCCACCGTGGACCTGAACCGCGTGCTCAACGAGACCAGGAGCCAATATGAGGCCCTGGTGGAGACCAACCGCAGGGACGTGGAGGAATGGTTCACCACCCAG ACCGAGGAGCTGAACAAGCAGGTGGTGTCCAGTGCGGAGCAGCTGCAGTCCTGCCAGGCGGAGATCATCGAGCTGAGACGCACGGTCAACGCCCTGGAGATCGAGCTGCAGGCCCAGCACAACCTG AGGGACTCCCTGGAGAACACGCTGACGGAGACCGAGGCGCGCTACAGCGCCCAGCTGAGCCAGGTGCAGTGCATGATCACCAACGTGGAGTCCCAGCTGGCCGAGATCCGCTGTGACCTGGAGCGGCAGAACCAGGAGTACCAGGTGCTGCTGGACGTCAAGGCCCGGCTGGAGTGCGAGATCAACACGTACCGGGGCCTGCTGGAGAGCGAGGATTGCAA GCTCCCCTGCAACCCATGTGCCACAACCAATGCATGTGACAAACCCATTGGGCCTTGTGTCACCAATCCTTGTGTCCAACGTGCTCGGTGCGGGCCTTGCAACACCTTTGTGCGTTAG
- the LOC102951210 gene encoding keratin, type I cuticular Ha3-II: MPYNFCLPNLSCRSTCCSRPCVPPSCHTCTLPGACNIPANVGNCGWFCEGSFNGSEKETMQFLNDRLASYLEKVRQLERENAELETRIREWCQQQVPFVCPSYQSYFRTIEELQQKILCSKSENARLVVQIDNAKLAADDFRTKYETEMGLRQLVESDINGLRRILDELTLCKSDLEAQVESLKEELLSLKQNHEQEVNTLRCQIGDRLNVEVDAAPTVDLNRVLNETRSQYEALVETNRRDVEEWFTTQTEELNKQVVSSAEQLQSCQAEIIELRRTVNALEIELQAQHNLRDSLENTLTETEARYSAQLGQVQCMITNVESQLAEIRCDLERQNQEYQVLLDVKARLECEINTYRGLLESEDCKLPCNPCATTNACDKPIGPCVTNPCAPCGPRSRCGPCNTFGC, translated from the exons ATGCCTTACAACTTCTGCCTTCCCAACCTGAGCTGCCGCTCCACCTGCTGCTCCCGGCCCTGCGTGCCCCCCAGCTGCCACACCTGTACCCTGCCCGGGGCCTGCAACATCCCCGCCAACGTGGGCAACTGCGGCTGGTTCTGCGAGGGCTCCTTCAATGGCAGCGAGAAGGAGACCATGCAGTTCCTGAACGACCGCCTGGCCAGCTACCTGGAGAAGGTGCGCCAGCTGGAGCGGGAGAACGCGGAGCTGGAGACCAGGATCCGGGAGTGGTGCCAGCAGCAGGTGCCCTTCGTGTGCCCCAGCTACCAGTCCTACTTCCGGACCATCGAGGAGCTCCAGCAGAAG ATCCTGTGCAGCAAGTCTGAGAACGCCAGGCTGGTGGTGCAGATCGATAACGCCAAACTGGCTGCGGATGACTTCAGAACCAA GTATGAGACGGAGATGGGCTTGCGGCAGCTGGTGGAGTCAGACATCAACGGCCTGCGCAGGATCCTGGATGAGCTGACTCTGTGCAAGTCCGATCTGGAGGCCCAGGTGGAGTCCCTGAAGGAGGAGCTGCTGAGCCTCAAGCAGAaccatgagcag gaAGTCAACACCCTGCGCTGCCAGATCGGAGACCGCCTCAACGTGGAGGTGGACGCGGCCCCCACCGTGGACCTGAACCGCGTGCTCAACGAGACCAGGAGCCAGTATGAGGCCCTGGTGGAGACCAACCGCAGGGACGTGGAGGAATGGTTCACCACCCAG ACCGAGGAGCTGAACAAGCAGGTGGTGTCCAGCGCGGAGCAGCTGCAGTCCTGCCAGGCGGAGATCATCGAGCTGAGACGCACGGTCAACGCCCTGGAGATCGAGCTGCAGGCCCAGCACAACCTG AGGGACTCCCTGGAGAACACGCTGACGGAGACCGAGGCGCGCTACAGCGCCCAGCTGGGCCAGGTGCAGTGCATGATCACCAACGTGGAGTCCCAGCTGGCCGAGATCCGCTGTGACCTGGAGCGGCAGAACCAGGAGTACCAGGTGCTGCTGGACGTCAAGGCCCGGCTGGAGTGCGAGATCAACACGTACCGGGGCCTGCTGGAGAGCGAGGATTGCAA GCTGCCCTGCAACCCCTGCGCCACGACCAATGCGTGTGACAAGCCCATCGGGCCCTGCGTCACCAATCCCTGCGCCCCGTGTGGCCCACGCTCCCGCTGCGGGCCCTGCAACACCTTTGGGTGCTAG